From the Streptomyces pluripotens genome, one window contains:
- a CDS encoding helix-turn-helix transcriptional regulator: MLGPVETRSVSPVFVGRTDELATLNDALTRAARDASLASGTAGEPQALLLGGEAGVGKTRLVEEFTTAAAHRGAVVALGGCVEIGADGLPFAPFSTALRALREALPEDFAAAATGQEEELARLLPELGEATAGRHDEQGMARLFELTVRLLERVAAARPVVLVLEDLHWADASTRHLLAYLFRTVRAGRLLVLATYRSDDIHRRHPLRPLLAELDRLRTVRRIELARFTREEVGRQIAGILAAEPDPAQVDEIFERSDGNAFFVEELAVAGCVGNCTGLTDSLRDLLLVRVEALPESAQRVARVVAEGGSTVEYRLIAAVAGLTEDDLIEALRAAVGANILTVTPAGDGYRFRHSLVREAVADDLLPGERSRLNRRYAQALEADPALVADDARVMRLASYWYHAHDAAKALPVVLDASVVARRRHAYTEQLGLLERAMELWDSVSDEVRSALRPVDCGEGCPSSGGAPAGSPLRYLDLMAEASVAGRFGGERERALKITKRALRLLEDEPDPIRAAWFWVQRSRLVQALARGDGWRELAIAQDLVRGLPPSEMHAEVLALAANWSMLHRPGPEAFAAAERAVRYAHMVGARDTELHARLTLGCLMVDSGDPETGFGELRQVLRDTLAEGVHHVAGRAYVNLPSELQSVGRDREAVPVLREGIAFARTYGLLDSEAWMWSNLSEALYSLGQWQEAAEAAGHAARVGHSAKPRGAGAVRLAHLALARGELGETGRQLATARAHYGTHDPMPQHSLLLARIAIGVAAGEGRIADVRAELRRALDTGFPPGTHRYGWPLLLAAAIAEADARTPPAARTDRAENLDRLAEAARNLTTGVPLWHAYGQWTRAELLRAEAQDSVDTWSSAVTAFERLDRPYDLARVRHRLAGALLAKGGDGERDRAAELLRLAGSVAAHLDARPLAAEVALLAQRARLPLNRVPRQALAPADPAAALGLTSREQEVLRLVAAGRTNRQIAQELFISPKTASVHVSNILGKLDVSGRGEAAALAHRLGLFPPETLAAQPTG; the protein is encoded by the coding sequence ATGCTCGGGCCCGTGGAGACCAGGTCCGTCAGTCCCGTGTTCGTCGGTCGCACCGACGAACTGGCCACTTTGAACGACGCGCTCACCCGTGCCGCCAGGGACGCCTCCCTGGCGTCCGGCACCGCGGGAGAGCCGCAGGCGTTGCTGCTCGGCGGCGAGGCGGGCGTCGGCAAGACCCGACTCGTCGAGGAGTTCACCACGGCCGCGGCGCACCGCGGTGCGGTCGTGGCGCTCGGTGGCTGCGTGGAGATCGGCGCCGACGGGCTGCCCTTCGCTCCTTTCTCCACCGCCCTGCGCGCCCTGCGCGAGGCCCTGCCCGAGGACTTCGCCGCCGCGGCGACCGGCCAGGAGGAGGAACTGGCCCGGTTGCTGCCCGAACTGGGCGAGGCCACCGCGGGCCGGCATGACGAGCAGGGCATGGCCCGCCTCTTCGAACTCACCGTGCGACTGCTGGAGCGGGTCGCCGCCGCACGCCCGGTCGTGCTCGTGCTTGAGGACCTGCACTGGGCCGACGCCTCCACCCGTCACCTGCTCGCCTACCTGTTCCGCACGGTGCGCGCCGGTCGTCTTCTCGTTCTCGCCACCTACCGTTCCGACGACATCCACCGTCGCCACCCGCTGCGCCCGCTGCTCGCCGAACTCGACCGCCTGCGCACCGTCCGCCGCATCGAACTCGCCCGCTTCACCCGAGAGGAGGTCGGCCGCCAGATCGCCGGCATCCTGGCCGCCGAACCCGATCCCGCCCAGGTGGACGAGATCTTCGAACGCAGTGACGGCAACGCCTTCTTCGTCGAGGAACTCGCCGTCGCCGGCTGCGTGGGCAACTGCACCGGTCTGACCGACTCCCTGCGCGACCTGCTCCTGGTCCGTGTCGAGGCGCTGCCCGAGAGCGCTCAGCGGGTCGCCCGGGTTGTCGCCGAAGGCGGCTCCACCGTGGAGTACCGGTTGATCGCCGCCGTCGCCGGGCTCACCGAGGACGACCTCATCGAGGCGCTCCGGGCGGCCGTCGGCGCCAACATCCTCACCGTCACTCCGGCCGGTGACGGTTACCGCTTCCGACACTCACTGGTCCGCGAGGCCGTCGCCGACGACCTCCTGCCCGGTGAACGCTCCCGGCTCAACCGCCGCTACGCCCAAGCCCTGGAGGCCGATCCCGCGCTCGTCGCGGACGACGCCCGTGTGATGCGCCTGGCCAGCTACTGGTACCACGCCCACGACGCCGCCAAAGCCCTGCCCGTCGTCCTGGATGCCTCCGTCGTCGCCCGCCGGCGCCACGCCTACACCGAACAGCTCGGTCTTCTGGAAAGGGCGATGGAGCTGTGGGACAGCGTTTCCGACGAGGTGCGCTCCGCCCTGCGCCCGGTCGACTGCGGCGAGGGCTGCCCTTCGAGCGGCGGAGCCCCGGCCGGTAGTCCGCTGCGCTACCTCGACCTGATGGCCGAGGCGTCCGTGGCGGGCCGGTTCGGCGGCGAACGCGAACGCGCACTGAAGATCACCAAGCGGGCCCTGCGCCTGTTGGAGGACGAACCGGACCCCATCCGCGCCGCCTGGTTCTGGGTGCAGCGTTCCCGACTCGTCCAGGCCCTGGCCCGCGGTGACGGGTGGCGGGAACTGGCCATCGCCCAGGACCTCGTGCGCGGCCTGCCGCCCTCGGAGATGCACGCGGAGGTGTTGGCACTCGCCGCCAACTGGTCCATGCTGCACCGGCCCGGTCCCGAGGCCTTCGCCGCCGCCGAGCGGGCCGTCAGGTACGCGCACATGGTCGGCGCCCGGGACACGGAACTGCACGCCCGCCTCACTCTCGGCTGCCTCATGGTGGATTCCGGCGATCCGGAGACCGGCTTCGGGGAGCTGCGGCAGGTCCTGCGGGACACCCTCGCGGAGGGCGTGCACCATGTCGCGGGCCGCGCCTATGTGAACCTGCCGTCCGAACTGCAGAGCGTCGGCCGTGACCGGGAGGCCGTACCCGTCCTGCGTGAAGGCATCGCCTTCGCCCGCACGTACGGACTACTGGACTCCGAGGCCTGGATGTGGAGCAATCTGTCCGAGGCGCTGTACTCGCTCGGCCAGTGGCAGGAGGCTGCCGAGGCCGCCGGGCATGCAGCTCGGGTCGGCCACAGCGCCAAGCCCCGCGGTGCCGGGGCCGTGCGCCTGGCCCACCTCGCCCTGGCCCGCGGAGAACTCGGTGAGACCGGGCGGCAGCTCGCTACCGCCCGCGCCCACTACGGCACCCACGACCCCATGCCCCAGCACTCGCTGCTGCTGGCCCGCATTGCCATCGGTGTGGCCGCCGGAGAGGGCCGCATCGCAGACGTTCGCGCCGAACTGCGCCGGGCCCTCGACACCGGCTTCCCGCCCGGCACCCACCGCTACGGCTGGCCGCTGCTGCTGGCCGCCGCCATCGCCGAGGCCGACGCCCGTACCCCGCCCGCCGCCCGGACCGACCGTGCCGAGAACCTCGACCGGCTCGCCGAAGCCGCGCGGAACCTGACCACGGGAGTCCCGCTCTGGCATGCCTACGGCCAGTGGACCCGCGCCGAACTGCTGCGGGCCGAGGCCCAGGACAGTGTAGACACCTGGTCGTCGGCGGTCACCGCCTTCGAACGCCTGGACCGTCCCTACGACCTCGCCCGGGTCCGTCACCGTCTCGCCGGAGCGCTGCTGGCCAAGGGGGGCGACGGCGAGCGCGACCGTGCGGCGGAACTGCTCCGACTGGCCGGCTCGGTCGCCGCCCACCTCGACGCCCGGCCCCTGGCCGCGGAGGTCGCCCTACTCGCCCAGCGCGCCCGCCTCCCGCTGAACCGTGTCCCACGGCAGGCACTCGCCCCCGCCGACCCGGCCGCGGCTCTCGGCCTCACCAGCCGGGAGCAGGAGGTCCTGCGCCTGGTCGCGGCCGGCCGCACCAACCGCCAGATAGCCCAGGAGCTGTTCATCTCGCCGAAGACCGCGAGTGTCCACGTCTCCAACATCCTGGGGAAACTCGACGTCTCGGGCCGGGGCGAAGCGGCGGCGCTGGCCCACCGGCTGGGGCTGTTCCCGCCCGAGACGCTCGCTGCCCAACCGACCGGGTAA
- a CDS encoding DUF6191 domain-containing protein has product MFNAFEELFAPGRKHTRDEQNRLELTREDVGDGDPGRGPIDLASGTALIRLSGPPPSVPKPEDEPEGT; this is encoded by the coding sequence GTGTTCAATGCCTTCGAGGAACTGTTCGCGCCCGGTCGCAAACACACTCGGGACGAGCAGAACAGGCTGGAACTGACCCGTGAGGACGTGGGCGACGGTGACCCCGGACGCGGCCCCATCGACCTCGCGTCCGGGACGGCCCTCATACGGCTGTCCGGACCGCCGCCGAGCGTACCGAAGCCGGAGGACGAGCCGGAAGGGACATGA
- a CDS encoding PQQ-dependent sugar dehydrogenase, translating into MIVQRRAVSAVLTAAALLLTAGCSSGGGGIPGIGGNTVPNGTAPHTAASGRVTEPTPPAKGSVRVLRTVAEGLKTPWGLAPLPDGDLLVSSRDEGTITRIDGKTGQKTELGTVSGVSPAGEGGLLGIALSPDYASDHMVYAYFTSASDNRIVRVRYDDQKPPGGQLSAPDTVFKGIPKGYVHNGGRIAFGPDGMLYAGTGESGRRALAQDKRSLGGKILRLTPEGEPAPGNPFPDSPVYSYGHRNVEGLAWDDRQRLFASEFGQDTWDELNAIKPGDNYGWPDAEGKSSNPAFHNPVAQWHTDEASPSGIAYVDGVIWMAALKGQRLWRIPLKGIQASAAPQAFLTGKYGRLRTVVAAGGNKVWLVTSNTDGRGSPRKGDDRVLEVEVT; encoded by the coding sequence ATGATCGTGCAACGCCGAGCTGTGTCGGCCGTACTGACCGCGGCCGCCCTCCTGCTGACGGCCGGGTGCTCCTCCGGCGGAGGGGGAATCCCGGGCATCGGAGGGAACACGGTGCCGAACGGTACGGCGCCCCACACCGCGGCGTCCGGCCGGGTCACTGAGCCGACCCCGCCGGCCAAGGGCTCGGTACGGGTACTGCGCACGGTGGCCGAGGGGCTCAAGACGCCCTGGGGGCTGGCCCCGCTCCCGGACGGCGATCTGTTGGTCTCCTCCCGGGACGAGGGGACGATCACCCGGATCGACGGGAAGACCGGCCAGAAGACCGAGCTGGGCACCGTGTCCGGGGTCTCCCCGGCCGGCGAGGGCGGTCTGCTGGGCATCGCTCTGTCCCCCGACTACGCCTCGGACCACATGGTCTACGCCTACTTCACCTCGGCCTCGGACAATCGCATCGTCCGCGTGCGCTACGACGACCAGAAGCCGCCCGGCGGACAACTGAGCGCCCCGGACACGGTGTTCAAGGGCATTCCCAAGGGTTACGTGCACAACGGCGGCCGGATCGCGTTCGGCCCGGACGGGATGCTGTACGCGGGTACCGGTGAGAGCGGCCGACGGGCGCTGGCGCAGGACAAGAGGTCCCTGGGCGGCAAGATCCTGCGCCTGACCCCGGAGGGCGAGCCGGCTCCGGGCAATCCGTTTCCTGACTCCCCCGTGTACTCCTACGGTCACCGGAACGTCGAGGGGCTGGCCTGGGACGACAGACAGCGGCTGTTCGCCTCGGAATTCGGCCAGGACACCTGGGACGAACTGAACGCGATCAAGCCCGGCGACAACTACGGCTGGCCGGACGCCGAGGGGAAGTCGTCAAACCCGGCGTTCCACAACCCGGTCGCCCAGTGGCACACCGACGAAGCCTCCCCCAGTGGCATCGCCTACGTCGACGGAGTGATCTGGATGGCTGCCCTGAAGGGGCAGCGGCTGTGGCGCATCCCGCTGAAGGGCATCCAGGCCTCGGCCGCCCCCCAGGCGTTTCTCACGGGCAAGTACGGCCGTCTTCGTACGGTGGTCGCCGCGGGCGGCAACAAGGTCTGGCTGGTGACGAGCAACACGGACGGTCGTGGATCGCCGAGGAAGGGGGACGACCGGGTGCTGGAGGTGGAGGTGACGTAG